A stretch of the Alnus glutinosa chromosome 6, dhAlnGlut1.1, whole genome shotgun sequence genome encodes the following:
- the LOC133871784 gene encoding probable U3 small nucleolar RNA-associated protein 7 — MEVPPIDKEISEELDLRIKKYLRGGAANLKGLEDKKLKGQLAHRENLFGKSAKAAAKYEKWLMPSEGGYLEADGPVEKTWRIKQEDIGRAVDILSARNQHDVILPEFGPYTMDFTSSGQYMAVAGRKGHLAIVDMKNLEVRKEFQVRETVRDVVFLHHQLFFAAAQKKYTYIYRPEGVEVHCLKEHGAVLRLQYLKNHFLLVSINKFGQLHYEDVSMGAMVNNFRTGLGRTDVMRVNPYNGVVALGHSGGTVTMWKPTSSAPLVKMLCHHGPVSALAFHPNGHLMATAGKDKKIKLWDLRKFEVLQTFPGHAKTLDFSQKGLLACGTNSFVQILSDLSGTPNYSRYMAHSMAKGYQINNLLFRPYEDVLGIGHSMGWSNILIPGSGEPNFDSWVANPFETSKQRGEKEVHHLLDKLPPETIMLDPSKIGTVRPARRREKPTKKEREAEMEATLEDVKGNITLKKKTKGRNKSSKRAKKKEEIVAKAKRPFLEDMQEEQLSRKKQKISEEVELPKSLQRFAHKKAST, encoded by the exons ATGGAGGTGCCTCCAATTGACAAG GAGATTTCTGAGGAGTTAGATTTGAGAATAAAGAAGTACCTTAGAGGCGGTGCTGCGAATTTGAAG GGTTTAGAAGATAAAAAGCTCAAAGGTCAACTTGCCCATAGAGAAAACTTGTTTGGGAAATCTGCCAAAGCTGCTGCTAAGTATGAGAAG TGGCTTATGCCAAGTGAGGGAGGGTATTTGGAGGCTGATGGTCCAGTAGAGAAAACATGGAGAATCAAGCAAGAAGATATTGGGCGTGCAGTAGATATCTTGAGTGCAAGGAATCAACATGATGTTATTTTACCAG AATTTGGTCCGTACACAATGGATTTTACCTCGAGTGGTCAATATATGGCTGTTGCTGGACGCAAGGGCCACCTGGCTATTGTTGACATGAAGAATTTGGAAGTACGGAAAGAGTTTCAG GTTAGAGAAACAGTGCGTGATGTGGTATTCTTGCACCATCAGTTGTTCTTTGCTGCTGCTCAGAAAAA ATATACATACATTTATCGTCCAGAGGGTGTAGAAGTTCATTGCCTAAAG GAACATGGTGCAGTGTTAAGGCTTCAGTATCTGAAAAACCACTTCCTCTTGGTATCCATAAACAAATTTGGGCAGCTCCATTATGAAGATGTATCAATGGGTGCTATGGTAAATAATTTCCGGACCGGCTTAGGCCGTACTGATGTAATGCGAGTGAATCCCTACAATGGAGTTGTTGCTTTGGGTCATTCGGGTGGAACAGTTACCATGTGGAAGCCCACCAGCTCTGCTCCCCTTGTCAAGATGCTGTGCCATCATGGGCCTGTTTCAGCCCTGGCATTCCATCCTAATGGCCATCTCATGGCCACAGCTGGGAAAGATAAGAAAATTAAGCTTTGGGACTTGAGGAAATTTGAGGTTCTCCAGACTTTTCCGGGCCATGCAAAGACCTTGGATTTCAGTCAGAAAGGTTTGCTTGCATGCGGAACTAACTCCTTTGTACAGATTCTATCTGATTTGTCTGGAACTCCCAATTATAGCAGATATATGGCTCATTCGATGGCGAAAGGTTACCAAATCAATAACTTGTTGTTTCGACCGTATGAAGACGTTCTAGGCATAGGGCATTCCATGGGCTGGTCTAATATTCTTATTCCAGGATCTGGGGAACCCAACTTTGATTCTTGGGTGGCTAACCCATTTGAAACAAGCAAACAGCGGGGAGAGAAGGAAGTGCACCATCTTCTCGACAAGCTTCCACCGGAGACAATTATGCTGGACCCTTCAAAGATCGGTACAGTGAGGCCGGCAAGGAGGAGAGAGAAGCCaacaaagaaggaaagagaggCGGAGATGGAAGCTACCTTAGAAGATGTCAAGGGCAACATTACcctgaagaagaaaacaaagggAAGGAATAAATCAAGCAAGAgggcaaaaaagaaagaggagattGTTGCTAAAGCTAAAAGGCCTTTCTTGGAGGA